The Saliniramus fredricksonii genome segment TTGTGAGTCAGCCGACATCTTGCAGAGCGTGCTCTTGCACAAGGGATTGCCACACGACTTCTGTCTCTATTTTGGGGCTGTTCCCGCAGCCCGGCGCGCCGTCGACGTGATCGCCCGGCATCTCGGGCGTCACGATCCGGGTTTAACGAAGGAAACGCCGCGTGGCTTTCAACGCCTAGTGGCGCGCGACACCGGGTTTGTTTCGAAGGGTCCCCTGTTCTCCATGCACGAGAAATGCGCTCTGTACCATGTGGGCGGACGCCCCTTGATGATGCGGAAATGGTGTCGCAGGCTTTCGACGCTGTTGAAGCCACATGCGCCAGCGACATCCTGCAGATCGGCATTTCCGCCTTCCAGCAGGGAGACAGCGTGGGCGACGCGCTCTGCGGCGAGCCAGTTCTGCGGCGTCCGGCCGGTTGCTTCCCTCATCCGTCGCATTAATGTGCGCGTGCTCATGCCTGCCTCGTCGGCCATCCGCGCAACCGGCCACGCTTCGTCGAGCTGGGTGCGAATACGATCGAGCACCGCGTTGAGGCGGTGGCCGCGATTGCGTGCTACGGGGCGGGGGACGAATTGCTTCTGCCCACCCTCCCGATGCGCCGGCAGAACGAGACGACGAGCGACACTGTTTGCGGCTTCGACGCCGAAATCCCGGCGGACGATGTGCAGGCACAGGTCAAGCCCCGCCGCCGAACCCGCCGACGTGAGAACGTCACCTTCGTCGATATACAGCACGTCACCATCAACGTTGATGCCCGGGTAGAGTGTTCTCAATGTATCCAAATAACGCCAATGGGTTGTGACGCAGCGGTTGTCGAGCAACCCGCAGGCAGCGGCGACAAACACACCGGAGCAGATGGTGGCGATCCGGGCGCCGGCGGAATGCGCATGCCGCAAGGCGCTGCACAGGGCATGCGGCACGGGTGCATCAGCGCTTCGCCAGCCGGGAATGACGATCAGGTCTGCTGTCTTGATTTTGTCGGGGTCGTAGGGCGCATCGACCCTGATGCCACCCATTGCCTGTAAAGGCCCCGGTTCGCCGGCGACGACGGCGAAACGGTACCATTTGTCGAATTCGGGACGCGGCAGGCCGAAGACCTCGACGGCGATGCCGAATTCGAAGGTGCACAGGCCGTCATAAGCAAGAATGCAGACGGACGGCGCCGCCCCCCGGCGGCAGGATGGCCCCTGCTTTCCGCCGCGTCGGACAGGTGCGTGCACGTATCTGCGTTCGCCCCCGTAATCCCAGGCCTGTCGTGGAAATTCATGACCCGTATCCCTCGTTTCCTGCGTGGCAGCATCTTGACGTATATTGACGATATCGCCACTTTTTATTGCCTAAAGGCTCGGCGACACTGTGGCTCCAGAACAGGAGGTGTCACATGTCAAACAATGTTACCCGGATTCCAGCCGCATCGTCTCATGATGCCGAGGCTCATTTTTCGAAGCGCCTGTCGCTGGAGACGGATTGCTGGGACGTGCATGATGCGCTGTCGCGCGGCGCGACGGATTTCGTCGTGCTTGATGTACGTGGCCGGAACGCTTACGAAACGGCTCATGTCCCGGGGTCGGTATCGCTGCCGCATGCAGAGATCACGGAAGAGCGTTTGTCGATCTGGCCACCCGAAACTCTCTTCGTCGTCTATTGTGCCGGGCCGCATTGCAACGGCGCGAACAAGGCAGCGGTGCGTCTGGCGCAACTCGGTCGTCCGGTCAAGGAAATGATCGGTGGCGTTACCGGATGGACGGATGAAGGCTTCGATTTTGCGCATGGCAGCGAGCCTGGCGCCGTAGCTGCCTGACGATACTCACTTCATCCCGCGTATTCCCTTGCCGCGCCTTCGACAGGGCGCGGCACGCATGGTCCGGCTGTCCACAATAGAGGCCCGGCATGTCTTCTCGCGCTGAACATCGGTCAACAATTTCTCCACGCACTCAACCGCGCCCCTGCATGTCTTCCAGAGCTATGCGGGATTTTGGGTGATACGGCCTGATCAGGCGGCGCGGTTTTCGGTACCGTTTACGGCGACACCGTTGGTGAATCTGACACCTTCGATGACCATTGGCAACTGCTTCGCGCCCTTCAGGCGGCGCCATGTCTTTGCGGCGGCCTGAACGAGCTTGAAGACCATGAGCTTCGCGGTCTTCTGCGACAATGCTCCCTTGGTCCGCACGGTTCGATGCCTGACGGTGGCGAACACGCTCTCGATCGGATTGCCGGTGCGCAGGTGATCCCAGTGATCGGCGGGGAAACCGTAGAATGCCAGCAAGGCTTCGCGGTCTTTGGTGAGACAGGTCACGGCCTTCTCGTATTTGGCGCCGTATTTCTCGGCGAAGGTGTCGATGGCGGTTTCCGCCGCGGCGCGGGTTTCGGCCTGCCAGATCTCGCGCAGATCGGCCTTCACCGCCGGCTGCATGGATTTCGGGAACTTGTTCAGGACGTTAGCCGTCTTGTGAACCCATGTATGGATGCCCCCGTTCGTGCAAGAGGTTTCTGCTCGGCTCAAGCGCGTGATCGGGTGCGGTCATGTATCAGGCCTTGAGATGCGGCTCTGAACGGACCGCGGGCCAGTATGGAGATACGCGGATCGAGTGCACATCAACAGCGCGAGCTCGAGGCTCTTTGGGTTCAAATGCTTTTCTCGATCCCGATCTGACCGATCGTTTGCCCTTACCTTGCTGTCGACTTCCTCACACGCCCAACGGCCCGGCTGCCTCGGCTGATGTCGTCATCAGACCGCGGCGACCGGACCCCTGAAGTTCTCTCCCCGCGTCGACATCGCCCAGATCCCGCGCGCCATCTTATTGGCCAGCGCGATGGCGACGACCATGCGTGGCTTGCGGGCCAGCATGCGTGCGAGCCAACTGCCTTCCGGCGCGCCCTTCCTGACGGCCCAGCGGACCACCGACATCGCGCCGATGATCAGGAGACGCCGTATGTCGCGCTGCCCCATCTTGGACGTTCGTCCGAGGATCTGCTTCCCACCGGTCGATCGCTGGACAGGGACGAGCCCCGTCCAGGCTGCGAAGTCGCGTCCACGCCTGAACGTCTCCATCGGCGGGGCGAAGGTCTGGACCGCCATCGCAGTCAGCGGGCCCACGCCAGGCATGGTCATCAGTCGTGCGGTGTCTTCTTCCCGCGCCGCTTCGCGCTTCAGCACCTTGTCGAGATCCGCGATCCTGCCGGAGAGCAGTTCGATCTGCTCGAGATAGAGGCGCCCCAGCTCGATCACGAGCGTCTCGAGACGCGAGCCGGCTGCCTCCAGCGCGTCCGCCAGCACCTTGACATGAGCCGGCCCCTGCGGCGCTATGAGGCCGTGCTCGGCGAGGTGGCCCCGCAGTGCGTTGATGAGCTGCGTGCGCTGCTTGACGAGGAGGTCCCGCGTCCGGAAAGCCATCGCCTTCGCCTGCTGCGCCTCGGATTTGACCGCGACGAAGCGCATGGTCGGGCGACCCGCCGCCTCGGCTATCGCCTCTGCGTCGGCCGCGTCGTTCTTCTGCCGCTTGACGAACGGCTTGACGTAGATCGGCGGGATCAGGCGGACCTCGTGACCGAGCTCGCCGATCGCGCGGCCCCACTCGTGGGCCGTCGCACACGCTTCCATAGCAACGATGCAGCGCGGCTGCTTGGCAAAGAAGCCGAGAACCTGCGAGCGACCCAGCTTCTTGCGGAAGCCGACGCTACCGTCCGCTCGCGCGCCGTGCGCCTGGAAGACCCGCTTTGCGAGGTCAAGGCCGATGATGCTAATGTTGTCCATGGATGCTTCCTCCTCTCGTGAATGACCTGCAGATCACCACGTTGGCACATTGCGATGCCGTTGGGAGGGGGCATCCAATCCATCAACAGCGCTGATGATGCGTTCCCGGGAAGACCTCGTCGAGGGCCTTCCAGAACCCCATGCCGCCATCGCCCACGGCGATCTCGGGCGGCACCTTGAGGCCGCGGGCCTTGATGTCGACCAACAGTTCGCGCCAGCTCTGCGCGCTCTCGCGCATGCCGACCTGGAAGCCGACGAGCTCCTTCTTCCCCTCCGGCGTGGCGCCGAGAATGACCAGTATGCACTCGGCCTGCGGTTCCATGCGGGCCTGCAGATAGACACCGTCGGCCCAGATATAGACATACCGCCGGGCCGAGAGATCACGGCCCTGCCAGCGATCGTATTCCTGCTGCCAATCGCCCGTCAGACGGGAGATGACACCAGGCGACAGGTTCGGTGCATCTACCCCGAGCAACGCTGACAGCGCTTCCTGGAAATCGCCGGTGGAGATCCCGCGCAGATAGAGCACCGGCAGCAGGGCATCGAGGCTTTTCGACCGCCGGGCCCATTTCGGCAGGATGCTTGAGGTGAAGCGGACCTTCTTCTCCGCGGGCATATCGGTGGCCCGGTCGCGGACTTTCGGGCGGCGCACGTCGAGCGGACCGATGCCGGTCTGAATGCTGCGCTGTGGCCCATAACCATGCCGGACGATCCGTTGCCGGCCATCCGGCAAAGCCTCCTCGGCATATTGCTCCACAAAGGTATCGGCTTCGGCCCGAAGTGCCGCCGCAAGCATCCTGCGGGCGCCGTCACGGGCAATTTCTGTCAGAGGATCCGCAACAGATCCGGGCTGGTACAGCGGGGTAATCGTGATATCATCTTTCATAGGCGTATCGTTCCTTTTGGAAGTTCTGGCAGGCTTCAGCACCCGCCACGATACGCCACCTCCTCAAACTGCGTCACCCAGATTCGCGTATAGCTCCTCATTGACCGCGAAAGGAAACACAACCGCTGCCAACCTGTTCAAAATCACAGAGGCTTGCATGAAGGCGGCATGGGGTTACCGTTTGAGCAACATCGCCGCCACCGCTTGACACAGTCAAAACTACGGCATAAAATCAATGCGATTATGATTTGATTTGTAATTCTAACTGCGCTGGAGGAGAGCTCTTTTGAAGAATAAAGTATTAACAGTTTTCTTACTGTTCGGCATGACCACCGTGAGTGCCTGTGTGACAGGAACAGATTATTTGCCTGTTAGTTCTCAGACTAAAGCGCTGAATGCGGCATCTCTCTCAGGAATGTCGGGTGCAGTGTCTAGACTTGCGGACAATCGGTCTGCGTATCGTAATTGCTTGCTAGAAGCGTATATCGTGAAAAACATCGAGCACGAAAAGGTAGCAGACGGGCGCGTATCCGATCGTATCGTGAAGTCAGCTTGTGCAGAATATCGCGATGATTACTATTCGTCTGTCTGGGCTTCGTCATGGCCCTTAAACGAAACAGATACGATCCAGTTCCGGCATAATACGGCCACCACGGTCCTTCGTGAGACTGATGAGGAAATGTTTGCGTTTTTCGCGTCAAAGTTCCCAGCGAGCAAATCGGTTACCCAACAATACGTGGATGATGTGAGGGCCGCCCAATGAGAACTGCTTTCGCTTTAGCCGTAGGAATGTCAATGGCGCAGGTGTTTGGCACCCTGCCTGCGTTGGCCGATAATGCGCAGACAGTTGCCTCTGAGAAATCGGCGCGCAATCAGGATTCTCCCGAGGCTATGTACAACGCTATCATCGACCGGGCGAACCACCGTGGTCGTGCGACGGAAAGTATCCCTTTTATTGGAAATTTCCTGCCTGGATATAAACAGGGTAGCAAAGCTTCCCGAGCAGTTCTGGAAGATAGCAAGTTCGAATAGAGTCAAACGCCATCGTCCCGTGCTGCCAAACTGCGTTGCAGAGACGGTGAGCGATTTTAGCGATTTCGAGGTGATCGCCGCATTAACGCGCTCAACTCGTTCAGCAGAGCCATTTTGTGCCTGTTCTCGGCTTTATGTTGATGCCACTCTAATGCAAGTTGCATCCCTCAACGCGTCAACTCAGCTTTGACGAAGACCTCCCCGAACGTTTTCATGCCATAGTCCGCAAGCCTGGTAGGCTTCGAAACGCCATCTTCAAGCATGATTCAAAGGTCATTGATTTCGGTAAGCGCGATGCCGTTCGCCTCCTGCCGGGATTGACCTGAACCTGTCATTTTGCCCCCGGATGAAGGCGGAGGTGTCTGGTTTGGGTGAAGACGTCAAAATGGACGTCCTTTTGGACGGCTCTTCCGGGCGTGTGTCGCGCCTGGAGGTGATCGAGGGTGCGAGCGGACGGCGGCAACGCACGCGTGAGGAGCGGGCACGCATTGCGGCGGAGAGCCTGTTGCCGGGTGTCCGGGTCAGCGATATCGCCCGCAAATATGATGCGACCCGTTGGCAGATCTATACGTGGCGCAAGCGGCTGCGCAAAGGCGAGCTGGTGCTGCCCGAGAGTGCTGCATCCCTGCCGTTCTTCGCGCAGCTGGTTGCCGAGGAGGGCGGCTCGCATATCGGTCAACCGCAAGGGCCCCCGATTGAGGAGGCCGGCGAATCCGGCATGACGGAGATCGTGCTCGGCGATGCCATGATCCGTGTGGGCGGCCATGTGGATGAAGCTCAGCTGACGCGGATCATCCGTGCCGTGCGGGCAGCGGCGCCATGATCATCGGACAAGGCGGGTCGGTCCGGGTCTCCGTGGCGACGCGTCCCGTCGACTTCCGCAAGGGGATCGATGGTCTGGCCCTCGCGGTGCAGGAGATGCTGGGGCATGATCCGTTCTGCGGGGCGATCTTCGTGTTCAGGGCCAAACGTGCGGATCGGATCAAATTACTGGTCTGGGATCAGACCGGCATGGTTCTGGTTCACAAGCGTCTCGAAGGCGGCAAGTTCGTCTGGCCGCGGGTGCATGACGGGGTGATGAAGATGTCCGCGGCGCAGCTTTCGGCCCTGTTCGAGGGTCTGGACTGGCGGCTTGTCAGGCCGCAGCGCACGCGCCGCCCGGCCTGTGCGGGATAGGCGGAAAATCTCGGCGAAGATGCTGTTTTTTATGGAAAAATCTGGCGTTCCGTGATTCACTTCGCGGTATGGAAGCCGCCGCTCTCGCCCGGGAAAACGCTCTTCTGAAGGCTCGTCTGGCCGAGGTCGAAGCCGTGCTCGCCGATGCGCAGGAGGCCCAGCGTCGGCTGGAAGATATCCTGCGCACCCTGCAACGCGAGAAGTTCGGCAAACGCTCGGAGAAGCTCTCTCCCGAGCAATTCCATCTGCCCCTGGAAGATGTCGAACTGGCCCAGGGTATCGTCGAGGCCGCTCAGGAAAAAGCCGAGGCCGCCCTGAGCCGTGAAACGCGTAGTGATGCCGCCCGCTCCTCCAAGCGCAACCGTGGCCATCTCCCGCCGCATCTGCCCCGGGTGGAGCGCGTGATCGAGCCGGCCAGCACGGTTTGTCCATGCGGATGCGGTGAGATGACCCGGATCGGCGAGGATGTCTCTGAGCGGCTCGACGTGATTCCGGCACAGTTGCGGGTTCTGGTGACGCGTCGTCCCAAATACGCCTGCCGGCGTTGTTCGCAGGCTGTTGCCCAGGCCCATGCCCCCGAACACATCGTCCCCGGCGGATTGCCGACGCAACGGCTCATCGCCGCGATCATCGTCTCCAAGTTCGGGGACCACCAACCCTTCTACCGTCAGGCCGAGATCTTCCAGCGGCAGGGGATCAGCCTCGATCGCGGCACGCTCGGCAACTGGGTGGGGCGTGCCTGTTTCCATCTCGGCCCGGTCATCGAACACATGCGCCGGCATCTGCGTGATGCCCGGCGGCTCTTCATTGATGAGACCCGCGCCCCGGTTCTCGATCCCGGTCGAAGACGCACGAAGAGCGGATACTTCTGG includes the following:
- a CDS encoding transposase, giving the protein MDVLLDGSSGRVSRLEVIEGASGRRQRTREERARIAAESLLPGVRVSDIARKYDATRWQIYTWRKRLRKGELVLPESAASLPFFAQLVAEEGGSHIGQPQGPPIEEAGESGMTEIVLGDAMIRVGGHVDEAQLTRIIRAVRAAAP
- the ftrA gene encoding transcriptional regulator FtrA, with the translated sequence MHAPVRRGGKQGPSCRRGAAPSVCILAYDGLCTFEFGIAVEVFGLPRPEFDKWYRFAVVAGEPGPLQAMGGIRVDAPYDPDKIKTADLIVIPGWRSADAPVPHALCSALRHAHSAGARIATICSGVFVAAACGLLDNRCVTTHWRYLDTLRTLYPGINVDGDVLYIDEGDVLTSAGSAAGLDLCLHIVRRDFGVEAANSVARRLVLPAHREGGQKQFVPRPVARNRGHRLNAVLDRIRTQLDEAWPVARMADEAGMSTRTLMRRMREATGRTPQNWLAAERVAHAVSLLEGGNADLQDVAGACGFNSVESLRHHFRIIKGRPPTWYRAHFSCMENRGPFETNPVSRATRR
- a CDS encoding IS110 family transposase; translation: MDNISIIGLDLAKRVFQAHGARADGSVGFRKKLGRSQVLGFFAKQPRCIVAMEACATAHEWGRAIGELGHEVRLIPPIYVKPFVKRQKNDAADAEAIAEAAGRPTMRFVAVKSEAQQAKAMAFRTRDLLVKQRTQLINALRGHLAEHGLIAPQGPAHVKVLADALEAAGSRLETLVIELGRLYLEQIELLSGRIADLDKVLKREAAREEDTARLMTMPGVGPLTAMAVQTFAPPMETFRRGRDFAAWTGLVPVQRSTGGKQILGRTSKMGQRDIRRLLIIGAMSVVRWAVRKGAPEGSWLARMLARKPRMVVAIALANKMARGIWAMSTRGENFRGPVAAV
- the tnpC gene encoding IS66 family transposase encodes the protein MEAAALARENALLKARLAEVEAVLADAQEAQRRLEDILRTLQREKFGKRSEKLSPEQFHLPLEDVELAQGIVEAAQEKAEAALSRETRSDAARSSKRNRGHLPPHLPRVERVIEPASTVCPCGCGEMTRIGEDVSERLDVIPAQLRVLVTRRPKYACRRCSQAVAQAHAPEHIVPGGLPTQRLIAAIIVSKFGDHQPFYRQAEIFQRQGISLDRGTLGNWVGRACFHLGPVIEHMRRHLRDARRLFIDETRAPVLDPGRRRTKSGYFWAVVADDRGHGGTGPPIVVFHYAPGRGKEHPLRFLSGYRGRFLQCDGYGVYDALTTHDRESGQDNVHGPETRDPWQLVHCWVHVRRRFVKRFENDGSPIAEEMLKRIALIYRVEKEVRGQDPEIRLKARRAHTAPVIEALKPWLETQLSRIPPKSRLAEDIRYTLGLWPGLTRFLEDGTLEPDTNPVENQIRPVALTRKNALFAGNEIGAENWAMLASLVATCKMSDINPIDYLTATLQAILDGHTQNRIEELMPWNFAEKASLAA
- a CDS encoding rhodanese-like domain-containing protein, which gives rise to MSNNVTRIPAASSHDAEAHFSKRLSLETDCWDVHDALSRGATDFVVLDVRGRNAYETAHVPGSVSLPHAEITEERLSIWPPETLFVVYCAGPHCNGANKAAVRLAQLGRPVKEMIGGVTGWTDEGFDFAHGSEPGAVAA
- the tnpB gene encoding IS66 family insertion sequence element accessory protein TnpB (TnpB, as the term is used for proteins encoded by IS66 family insertion elements, is considered an accessory protein, since TnpC, encoded by a neighboring gene, is a DDE family transposase.), whose amino-acid sequence is MIIGQGGSVRVSVATRPVDFRKGIDGLALAVQEMLGHDPFCGAIFVFRAKRADRIKLLVWDQTGMVLVHKRLEGGKFVWPRVHDGVMKMSAAQLSALFEGLDWRLVRPQRTRRPACAG